The following nucleotide sequence is from Borrelia sp. A-FGy1.
TGATTATAAGCTCTCGACATTTATTGTATTGTTTATTATTGAAATATGGGGAATAGTTAGAAGTATTTTTTTTGCTCTTATTTTTTTCTTTTTTTTAAGATTAATCTTTTTGTTTTTACATATGTTTGATGATACTGATTTCATGAGAAGTGTTGATTCATTATTAATTCCCTTATCTGTTAAGATAAATAATATAGTAACAGATAAATACATGTCTTATTCTCTAAATCTTATGTTGGCATGTGCATTGCTTATAGCATTTATAATTATTTTTGAACAAGCTATACTTGCTATTAGTATCCTAGCAACTTACGTACCTTTTTAGGAATTTTAATGTTTTTACATGAATTTCAATATGATTTAAATGGTATAAGTGGTCTTGGTAAGAAAGGGATTGATAAGTTGTCCTCTCT
It contains:
- a CDS encoding YggT family protein; its protein translation is MILIVETLIIFLSIYRILILIRIILSWLVSSGINTNTFFRFIYNVTEPFLSIFRRVRFFRLGMHDFSPIAALTTLTIIERMLSYGDYKLSTFIVLFIIEIWGIVRSIFFALIFFFFLRLIFLFLHMFDDTDFMRSVDSLLIPLSVKINNIVTDKYMSYSLNLMLACALLIAFIIIFEQAILAISILATYVPF